One segment of Arvicanthis niloticus isolate mArvNil1 chromosome 5, mArvNil1.pat.X, whole genome shotgun sequence DNA contains the following:
- the C5H1orf174 gene encoding UPF0688 protein C1orf174 homolog — translation MRSRKLTGGVRASARLRARSYSSASLASARDATSSTSAKTTCLASSSHKATDRRTSKKFKYDKGHLVKAELQRVDPKKSDISSLPKVVPVAPCENKFSEDGAGAAVAASESRAPPQGCSKPVNEEPSAKAENGLPTESSSVAAAQEPDDSSARQAEPVPRTEEVRASMLQMDSSVFLDDDSNQPMPVSRFFGNVELMQDLPPASSSCPSMSRREFRKMHFRAKDDEDDAEG, via the exons ATGAGGAGCAGGAAG CTCACAGGTGGAGTGCGAGCCTCAGCGCGCCTTCGGGCCCGAAGTTACTCTTCAGCCAGCTTGGCCTCTGCCAGGGACGCCACCAGCTCCACGTCTGCCAAAACAACATGTCTG GCTTCCTCGTCACACAAGGCTACGGACAGACGGACTTCCAAAAAGTTCAAGTATGACAAAGGTCACCTTGTGAAGGCAGAATTACAAAGAGTTGACCCAAAGAAGAGTgacatttcttctttgccaaaaGTGGTCCCTGTGGCCCCCTGTGAAAATAAGTTTTCAGAGGATGGTGCTGGGGCTGCTGTTGCTGCATCGGAGAGCAGAGCGCCTCCTCAGGGCTGCTCCAAGCCTGTGAATGAGGAACCCTCGGCAAAGGCTGAAAATGGCCTGCCCACAGAATCCAGCAGCGTTGCTGCAGCCCAGGAGCCTGATGACAGCTCTGCCAGACAGGCAGAGCCTGTACCCAGGACAGAGGAAGTGCGGGCATCCATGCTTCAGATGGACAGCAGTGTCTTTCTAGATGATGACAGCAACCAGCCCATGCCTGTGAGTCGCTTCTTCGGGAATGTTGAGCTTATGCAG GACCTGCCACCAGCCTCTTCGTCTTGTCCTTCGATGAGCAGACGGGAATTCAGAAAAATGCACTTCAGAGCCAAAGATGACGAGGACGATGCTGAGGGGTAG